AGGAGAGGAGATACAAAAGTATGGGGCACTATCAGGCTTCAAGATTAATTTTGATAAGTCTGAGGCACTGGACGTGAATATACCTAATTCAACCTTAGCTTTATTGAAAAGGCAATTTCCCTATAAATGGGCTTCTAAATATATCAGATACCTGGGGATAAATATCACACGCCGAATAGAGGACTTATTTGAGAATAATTTCCCGGGTAAGGTACGGGACTTATTCCGGGAAATGGACAGATGGGAAGGCTTGACACTGTCATGGGTGGGCAGGATTAATGCTGTAAAGATGATTATGCTTCCGAAACTGCTATATTTGTTTATGGCTTTACCCATAGACATACCTGATGCCTTCTTTCGAGGCTTACAGGGCAAGGTCTTCTCCTTcatttggaggaaaagaccaccTAGGGTTAATCGAGCTACAATGTACCAACCACGAGATAGAGGAGGTATGGGGGTCCCATCCTTTTATGACTACTATTATGCGGCACACATTAGGCTTTTAGCAACTTGGTCCCAGAACACAGATAAGTTGTGGGTGGGTATTGAGCAACACTGGTTGAAACCATACCCACTAAGAGCGATCCCATGGCTGCCCAAACAAACGCTTCAAGCATTGAGTCGGAAGAGTCCCTATCTTTTAAGATGGCCTCTAGAAAAATGGATTAAGATAAGGGGGAAATTTTTTCCGGAACGTATATATTTCCAACATACATACCTTAGATTTGCCCCTCAATTTGGATCTGAAGAATTTAGCCAGATATATAAAGAGTGGGAGGGAATGGGGTTATATGAACTGGGACAAATGTGTAAAGAAGATAGGATCTATACATATCAGGAAGTATGCCAGGAATATGGGCTTTCCCCGCTTCAGGCCTTCCACTATGTTAGGGTGCAAAATTTCATTAAACACAAAGCGGGAGAGGAACTTGAATTAACTGAAACGCAGTTAGAGAGAGGaataacaggaggaggaggacgagggAGTATTACTAGAATATACAAAGCCCTATTGGCACGAGAGTACCCAGTGGAATACTATACACAAAAATGGGACCTAGCCATGGGAACAGCTCATAACCCTATACAATGGGCAAGGGTTTTTAAATCTCTATTGCGGGTATCAGTGTCCAGCGCCATGGTAGAAAATGGACACAAGATTCTATATAGCTGGTATTACACCCCTAGCCGCTTGGCTAAAATGCTCAGATTAAGCTCAGCAGAATGCTGGAGAGACTGTGGGGAAGAGGGAAATATgtatcatatttggtggtcctgtgtaCACGCACAAAGATACTGGGCAAGCATAATAGATTTTATTTGTTCAGTGACAGCTTTACAGTATGAAATGAAAATGGAATATTGCCTATTACACTTTAAACCACCTAATATACCATGGCATATACATCAATTTGCCAGCCAGATGTTTGTAGCAGGTAAATTAGTGCTTGCAGCAGCCTGGAAAAATCCGGGACTGCCGGACATCTCAATGGTACTGAGAAAATTGGAGTACATTCAACTGATGTCCAAGCTTACAGCTTTAAATAAAGGACGTTTGACTCAACATCAAAAGATATGGGAGCCTTATGTAAATTGGATGGCTACCACTGTAAAACCCTGAAGCCACATATTCTGTAGAAGAGGATaatgggggaggtgggagggaggggggttaaggGGATTATGACAGAAGACACATTATTGAGTTTGGTTAGAATTTGGCAATGTTGATGAGTTGTTCAGTTAATGCAATTTTAAGAATTGTACTGTTTGAAATGTGGCATGTAAAACCttgaaaatgcaaaataaaaaaaaatattcaagaaagggttttagagcctaaaacatgacacactacctcttgaaggatctacatatagtcgttaataaaaggagctcattgtgaacactatccaccctaaaagggtgttttgtggctctacatgagaattgtgatattatgatcccttgtttcatattgttgacggtctgcattttccatatgggtggtatattggtgtattagggtccgcctagtgttatggtacagtaaggttctgtgtgtttttgcacaaatttgtgcatagtgttttacagttgagcgattgagGTTAgtatatatgctttgagcaaccactttattctttgacacatgatacatatctaatatctaaatttaataaaaggtattaattgtgacttatttttacttattttttttctgttaattgtggctataagctccgcccctggctccacccctaatctcaccccctttagcttccccaaacagttgggccaccgaccacctatggtgctaagccacctagattactgcaatgtaatctatgccggatgcaaagaacaaatcattaagaaactccaaactgcccaaaacacagcagccagactcatatttggaaaaacgaaatacaaaagcgccaaacccctaagagaaaaactacactggctggttcataaaatcatccatggcgaggccccggtctacatgtcagaccttatagacttaccaaccaggaacacaaaaaagtcagcacacacattcctgaacctccactacccagctgcaaaggactaaaatataaatcaacatatgcatccagcttctcctacataagcacgtaactatggaacgcactaccaaatgccataaaaacaatgcacgacctaacaaacttccgaaaatcactaaaaaccaacctgttcaataagacataccataatgatccatcctaaataccagacaacgaaacttataccagaattGGACAAAATCGAAtactctatacttgactgcttcatttactttgtcactaatgaactttaacgcaataccactttatttctcattccggaaatgaactctctatacttgactgcttcatttactctgtcacttatgaactttaatgcaataccgctttgtatttctcattccagaaatggcgatcgccattacggcataatgtaagccacattgagcctgcaaataggtgggaaaatgtgggatacaaaagcaacaaataataataattatagaaGACCTCATaggcatggaggagttttctcATTCAAACATCTAGTTTTTGAAGATCTTTACGAGGCCAGTCTACAATAACAAAGTTATTTGATAGTACAGGAAGTCTCCTATAATAGTCATTACTGATTTTCTTTCTCCACTAATAGATATTTATATAtgccttcctgtgtggattcttcgGTGTTTTATGAGGTTTTCCTTCTAACTGAAGCCTTTAttgcactcagtacatgtaaatggattCACGCCTATGTGGTTTCTCTGGCATTTCTTGAGGTGAACCTTCTGACTGGAGTTTTTACTACACTCAGAGGAGGTAAATGGTTTCATACCAGTGTGGATTCTCCAGTGTCTTGTGAGTGTTCCCATTTAGCTAAGCACATGCAAATGGCTTGTCTGGATTCTCTGGTGaattatcatgtatttcttcaacctgaaACTTTTGCCAGTCAGTGCATAGAAATGGTTTGGTTCCCGAATGATGCATTGTGAGTGTTTCCTTGTCAATGAAGCTTTTGCCATACTCAGTACACAGATATGATTTTATTCCtgaatggattctctggtgttgtgagGCTTGTCTTATgacagaagcttttattacactcagtacagctAAATGGTTTTCATTCCTATCTGGATTCTCCAGTGTCATCTGAGTGTTCTCTTCTCggtgaagcttttatcacactcagtacTTGTAAATGGTTACACTCTCAAGCAgagctttttttgtagaaaaaaaagtgccggtactcattatgggcggggtcaccacatatggctccacccctatgatagccacacccacattggccacaccccttatagcagccatggcacatataaacagacatcattgaaaatatactagtataggagaaaaaaaataacatgatttttttcattataaaaaatttctgtaagctgttacagctccaagtatacccagtgcaaaataagacagcagatgtaaacactaaaatgaaaataaaatgattttttctacctttgttgtctggtgactttgtttttctatccatagtgGTCCTAGCCTCTGATTctcctgctctctatctgttcttttaactctgtttccagggcttcctttccatttatttctttcctttcctcttctttatttcttgccctacatccataagtaaaagctggatcctcctctgcagaattgactggaggaggtacaacgtggatccagctttttgcctattttctccatccatgtgcagtttctctcctctctttcctttccctcatctccatccatgtgcatcttcttttttctttcctccgctccatccatgtccagcatttctcctctctcttccctcccctgtatccatataaagaaataattctctctcccctctcctccatccaagtacatttctcctctctccccggcaacccctccatccatccatgtccagcaattctcctctatctcctgctctcttctccatccatgtccagcatgtctcctctctcccctgccctcccctcccatgtccagcgattcttctctatctcctgctctcttctccatccatgtccaacatgtctcctctctcccctgccctcccatgtccagcgattcttctctgccccctgccctctcctcccatccatgtccagcgattcttctctgccccccgtcctcccctgccatcgatgtccagtgattatcctgtctcccctgccctccgcttccatccatgtccagtatgttccctccttcccctgccctcccctcccatccatgtccagcgattcttctctgccccctgtcctctcctgccatccacgtccagcgattcttctctgccccgtcctctcctgctatccatgtccagcaattcttctctgccccctgtcctcccctgccatccatgcccaCTGATtatactctctcccctcccctccatgtccagcaattttctcttccctgccctcccctccttctccagccccagcatcagaccctTCGCCACAGATCAGCCCCAAAGCTCAGCatctgtccttggtccctttttctcccagccacagagtcagactcttctccctaaatcagctcccttctcccagccccagcaaaatatccttctctctcctcaacccCTAGCGCCCAGCATGTGCCCTGTTCTCCCATCCCCAGGGTCTGCCATTCATCCAGCCCCCACATCAGACCTTCTCCCCACCTGACgtcgagatccagcgcccctgccccagctgcccaCCCTCTtggcttcccgacagccctgctgctttccggtccaaacctctccctcccccctccgcaacgcgtttcaatcttttatttattttttttacatgcagTCACAGCGCCAGCATTgctgagaggaccaggctcgcctcctcctgccttccttcccttcgctgttcgctgcctctcagtgtcccgccttcctgtgacgtGTTTTCTGTTtctgcgaaggcgggacactgagaggcagcgaacagcaaagggaaggaaggcaggaggaggcgagcctggtcctctcagcAATGCCGGCGCTCTGTCTGcacgtaaaaaaaataaataaaagattgaaacgcatcgcggagtggggggggggggggagaggtttggaccggaaagcagcagggctgtcgggaagccaAGAGGGCAGGCAGCTGGGGCAGGGGAACTGGATCTCGACGGGCAGCAAGAACGGATAGCAAGCGGCAGGCATGGATTGCAGGTCTGGGAAccctaggaaaaaaaggtgccggtacgccataccggtgcgtaccggcacaaaaaaagcactgctctcaAGTGAATTCTCTGGTGACTTGTCAGTTCTACCTTCTCAATGAAACTTTTATCACAGTCAGCACATATAAATGGCTTCACACCAGTGtagattctctggtgtattgtgagtcttgacttccgactgaagcttttattacactcagtacaattaaatggtttcattcctgtgagaattctctggtgtattgtgaggcttgattctgactgaagcttttattacactcagtacagttaaagggtttgattcctgtgtggattctctggtgtattgtgagggttGCCTACTGACTGAAGCTTTtcttacactcagtacagttaaagggtttcattcctgtgtggattctctggtgtgttgTCAGGGTTGTCTTCCGCCAGAAGCTTTtcttacactcagtacagttaaagggtttcattcctgtgtggatgctctggtgtattgtgagggttgccttctgactgaagcttttatgacactcagtacagttaaagggtttgattcctgtgtggattctctggtgtgttgTCAGGGTtgtcttctgactgaagcttttattacactcagtacagttaaagggtttcattcctgtgtggatgctctggtgttttgtgagggttgccttctgactgaagcttttatgacactcagtacagttaaagggtttcattcctgtgtggattctctggtgtcttgTGAGGgttgccttctgactgaagcttttatgacactcagtacagttaaagggtttcattcctatgtggattttctggtgtgtTGTCAGGTTTGTCTTCCGACTGAAGCATTTATTACACTCAAtacagttaaagggtttcattcctgtgtggatgctCTGGTGTCTTGTGAGGgttgccttctgactgaagcttttatgacactcagtacagttaaatggttgcattcctgtgtggattctctggtgtgttgTCAGGTTTGTCTTCCAAGTGAAGCttctattacactcagtacagttaaagggtttcattcctgtgtggattctctggtgtgttgTCAGGTTTGTCTttcgactgaagcttttattacactcagtacagttaaagggtttcattccagTGTGGAtgctctggtgtattgtgaggggtgttttatgagtgaagcttttattacactcagtacagttaaagggtttcagtcctctgtggattctctggtgtattgtgagggttGCCttgtgactgaagcttttattacactcagtacagtgaaagggtttcattcctgtgtggattctctggtgtattctgAGGgttgccttctgactgaagcttttctgacactcagtacagttaaagggtttcattcctgtgtggatgctctggtgtattgtgagggttgccttctgactgaagcttttatgacactcagtacagttaaagggtttcattcctgtgtggatgctCTGGTGTCTTGTGAGGGTTGCCTTCACACTGAAGCTTTTAtgacactcagtacagttaaagggtttcattcctgtgtggattctctggtgtattgtcaGGTTTGTCTTCCACCAGAAGCTTTtcttacactcagtacagttaaagggtttcattcctgtgtggattctctggtgtgttgTCAGGTTTGTCTttcgactgaagcttttattacactcagtacagttaaagggtttcattccagTGTGGAtgctctggtgtattgtgagggttgccttctgcctgaagcttttaatacactcagtgcagtgaaaaggTTTCTGTCCCGTGTGGATTCTACAGTGCCTTTGGAATGTTCCCCTCTCAGTGAAATGTTTTTCATACTCAGGACATGCAAAAGGCTTCACTCTTGTGTGGCTTCTCTGGTGCATCAACATGTTATTCTTCAACCTAAAGCTTTTGCCACAGTCAGGGCATAGAAATCGTTTTAATCCtgcatggattctctggtggatgGTGAGTTTCCCTGTAGCAGTGAAACTTTTGTCACAATCAGGATACGAAGATAATCTCGCATCAGTGttgtttttctgatgttttgtAATGTTTTCTCCTTTGGTAAAGCTATTCCCATATTCGTTACTTGTATACACCAGCTCTTCCTCCCTACTGAAATCCTTCTCACACTCAGATGTTTTAAGTGTCTCTTTTATGCACTTTTTCTGTTGTCCTTTTAGTTCTCTCTTTTGACAGACATTTTTCCCATAGTTAATACATGTAGATGGTCCATTTTCAGTATCAGATCTAGGATGTGATTTCGGAGTTAAATGATTGCTGAGGAATATCTCACAAATATCACATAAACACCTTTGATCTCTCATCTGGTTTGTCTGCATTTCCCCTGTCTGCGTGATATTACTGGTACTGTTTTCACATACAGCTGAACCTCCTGttgaatgtttttgtttattttgatattttcccttttctccccagtcagaacaggaAGGAGTCTCCTCTTTATCTctttctgataacatcttttcTCCTTTAGACTTCTCAGTGAGCTTCCAGTCATGTGTCTTTGTattactgtttctgggataatctttttctaaaaaatataaaaatatataaaagagcaTTGTAGAATATTGTAGGAGAACAATTTAACTAGTTCAGTAGTACAATAACCCTTcataaatgtgccccccccccccccccccccccgctgctgatCATTACCAGAGATGCAGGTAGAATATATGATCATATTCAAGTTGATATTTCTTTTTGTAATATCTTTATTAGAACCACACACACAATGGCAAGAACAATAATATCTGTAAGAAGAGATATAACAGTATGGCATGGTAATTTTTCAAGTTTcatcccccccaccaccctcccccacacacacactcactgcaAGAGATCAGACCGCACATGTTGTTTCTTCACGGCAGTCTGATCCGCAATAATAACAGACCAGCGAGAGTCAGGATGGTGGCACGCTTTCTTCGCGGCTGAAACATCTCGAGCTGAGCTGCGTGTAATCTTTTTCCCCCATTATGCCTCACACTAAGCGGAAGGGTCTGGTCAAAGCTGGAGCCTCAGCGAACAGAACTTCTTC
This genomic interval from Microcaecilia unicolor chromosome 1, aMicUni1.1, whole genome shotgun sequence contains the following:
- the LOC115464391 gene encoding oocyte zinc finger protein XlCOF6-like, with translation MQTNQMRDQRCLCDICEIFLSNHLTPKSHPRSDTENGPSTCINYGKNVCQKRELKGQQKKCIKETLKTSECEKDFSREEELVYTSNEYGNSFTKGENITKHQKNNTDARLSSYPDCDKSFTATGKLTIHQRIHAGLKRFLCPDCGKSFRLKNNMLMHQRSHTRVKPFACPEYEKHFTERGTFQRHCRIHTGQKPFHCTECIKSFRQKATLTIHQSIHTGMKPFNCTECNKSFSRKTNLTTHQRIHTGMKPFNCTECKKSFWWKTNLTIHQRIHTGMKPFNCTECHKSFSVKATLTRHQSIHTGMKPFNCTECHKSFSQKATLTIHQSIHTGMKPFNCTECQKSFSQKATLRIHQRIHTGMKPFHCTECNKSFSHKATLTIHQRIHRGLKPFNCTECNKSFTHKTPLTIHQSIHTGMKPFNCTECNKSFSRKTNLTTHQRIHTGMKPFNCTECNRSFTWKTNLTTHQRIHTGMQPFNCTECHKSFSQKATLTRHQSIHTGMKPFNCIECNKCFSRKTNLTTHQKIHIGMKPFNCTECHKSFSQKATLTRHQRIHTGMKPFNCTECHKSFSQKATLTKHQSIHTGMKPFNCTECNKSFSQKTTLTTHQRIHTGIKPFNCTECHKSFSQKATLTIHQSIHTGMKPFNCTECKKSFWRKTTLTTHQRIHTGMKPFNCTECKKSFSQ